A region from the Malus domestica chromosome 07, GDT2T_hap1 genome encodes:
- the LOC103438627 gene encoding SUPPRESSOR OF ABI3-5-like isoform X3, with translation MDPGRYGHQQGWDNNSALEGYGAVHEPNFRGSYDERRFIDERYSRDNVYPRNAFHRDVLDRDNYPPPPPHAVGVWPHSRRSYEEDIPIEREPRRHEKQYMDSYHEMDNFLDHEIDTFQDFDKFRDSYRSVDNYRDPRFDKIARFGGRDRDDYAYDDFDSRPRATHQNREDSRGRDYDYGRYSYDSDYDRSSRRDGNWRRRGSRESRDRERDKKCMSREREQSPHRRHERSRSRSISRGHDDRPRSRSPRGRSHGRSHREDSYDDEQYESTDKRRDRDEKRHREHYSVAPSATIVVKGLSQKTNEEDLYQILAEWGPLRHVRVIKERNSGTSRGFAFIDFPSVGAACTMMDKIGDEGLVVDDRKLFFEYSSKPTGGAGGSFGQDNAVKLGHNSHKSITVPSDWMCISCEYVNFARRTSCFQCNKARTEDAPAADISFSNQTTSAKKGSEAGPTHVLVVRGLDENADEEMLRYEFSKHAAIKDLRLVRDKFTHVSRGFAFVHFHSVGDATKALEATNGTTLERNGQILRVAYAKSVLGPGSSQSSSLAAAAIEAATFAQQYDAVGWAPKEYNPDDKQSATGNEQNGGEMAVQQDGLVPQSGFVWDEASGYYYDAASGFYYDPNTGLYYDGNNGIWYTYDQQTQQYIPCTDQNDNKTSADQSELSKASDGSSNRKAVISAPATTSTSEKAASLPDAVQAAAAAAIAAEKKEKEKAKEIKLASKSSILANKKKMSNVLTMWKQRNHEGQATRVALDDNQPSGSADDRPVSSVQSAKSKFKTDVTKETTTSNSGVTATVSAAETVGLECPVMPRPVSNSIGGTVMGVIRGSGRGVLKSDASFSGSSVGVSTPSTSAPGMAGSSASTNAVTPTALTPFRTDASALGSYTPPVAAGSGKRRFSEMPLTPASAPKEPHTAYRDRAAERRNLYGSSASFGDNASDLSFAESNRDSASRKGSYDSMPFPPGVGGGRGVGDANNDSYEVITAEKAIDESNVGNKMLRNMGWHEGSGLGRDGSGMVEPVQAQSVERRAGLGSQQKKLDPTLEVQAGDSYRTLIHKKALARFREMS, from the exons ATGGATCCCGGTCGCTATGGTCATCAGCAAGGATGGGATAATAACAGC GCTCTGGAGGGGTATGGTGCAGTCCACGAGCCAAACTTTCG TGGTTCATATGATGAGAGGAGATTTATAGATGAAAGATACTCAAGGGACAATGTCTATCCAAGAAATGCTTTTCACCGTGATGTTCTGGATAGGGATAACTATCCACCGCCACCTCCTCATGCTGTTGGTGTCTGGCCACACTCAAGAAGAAGTTATGAGGAGGATATTCCAATCGAGAGGGAACCTAGGCGACATGAGAAACAATACATGGATTCGTATCACGAGATGGATAACTTTCTTGATCATGAGATCGATACATTTCAGGATTTTGATAAATTTCGGGATAGCTATCGTAGTGTTGACAACTATCGTGATCCTAGGTTTGACAAGATTGCTCGGTTTGGTGGACGTGATCGTGATGAttatgcatatgatgattttgactCCAGGCCTCGTGCAACCCATCAGAACAGGGAGGATAGTCGTGGAAGGGATTATGACTATGGTCGATATAGTTATGATTCTGATTACGACAGAAGTAGTAGGAGAGATGGCAATTGGAGGCGTCGGGGATCTCGTGAATCTCGTGACCGTGAGCGTGACAAGAAATGTATGAGTAGGGAGAGAGAACAGAGTCCACATAGAAGGCATGAGCGTTCCCGTTCTCGGTCAATTTCTCGTGGGCATGATGATCGCCCTAGATCAAGGTCCCCTAGAGGTCGAAGCCATGGGCGAAGTCATCGAGAGGACAGCTATGATGATGAACAGTATGAGAGTACTGATAAGCGAAGGGACCGTGATGAGAAACGCCATAGAGAACATTATTCTGTG GCCCCATCTGCAACTATTGTAGTGAAGGGTCTTTCCCAGAAGACGAATGAGGAAGATTTATACCAGATACTT GCTGAATGGGGACCTCTTCGACATGTCCGTGTGATCAAAGAACGTAATTCTGGCACTTCTCGTGGTTTTGCATTTATTGATTTTCCTTCTGTG GGAGCAGCTTGCACTATGATGGACAAGATTGGGGATGAAGGGCTTGTGGTCGATGACAGGAAGCTGTTTTTTGAGTATAG TAGTAAGCCAACTGGGGGTGCAGGTGGATCTTTTGGTCAGGATAATGCCGTTAAATTAGGCCATAATAGCCATAAAAGCATCACAGTGCCATCTGATTGGATGTGCATAAGTTGTGAATATGTTAATTTTGCACGGCGCACTTCCTGTTTTCAG TGCAATAAGGCACGAACTGAGGATGCTCCTGCAGCAGatatttctttttccaatcAAACGACTTCAGCTAAGAAGGGTTCTGAAGCTG GTCCTACTCATGTCTTGGTTGTTCGTGGACTGGATGAAAATGCTGATGAGGAAATGCTGCGCTATGAGTTTTCCAAACATGCTGCAATTAAG GATCTTCGTCTTGTTAGAGACAAATTTACTCATGTTTCAAGAGGATTTGCTTTTGTACATTTCCATTCG GTAGGAGATGCTACAAAAGCTCTTGAAGCAACAAACGGAACAACACTTGAGAGGAATGGGCAAATTTTGAGAGTAGCATATGCAAAGAGCGTTCTTGGTCCAGGATCTTCACAGTCAAGCAGCCTGGCAGCTGCTGCAATTGAGGCAGCCACATTTGCTCAACAG tacGACGCTGTTGGATGGGCTCCAAAGGAATATAATCCAGATGATAAACAATCCGCTACTGGGAACGAGCAAAATGGTGGGGAGATGGCAGTACAACAAGATGGTTTGGTTCCACAATCTGGTTTTGTGTGGGATGAGGCATCTGGTTATTACTATGATGCTGCTTCTGGGTTCTACTATGACCCAAATACAG GCCTTTACTACGATGGCAACAATGGCATTTGGTATACATATGACCAACAAACTCAGCAGTACATCCCTTGTACTGATCAAAATGATAACAAAACATCTGCTGATCAATCTGAGCTTTCCAAGGCATCGGATGGTTCAAGTAACAGAAAAGCAGTAATTTCTGCACCAGCTACAACGTCAACATCTGAGAAGGCTGCGTCGTTACCAGATGCAGTCCAGGCTGCTGCAGCAGCAGCAATAGCTgcagagaaaaaggaaaaggaaaaggcaaAAGAGATCAAACTGGCTTCAAAGAGCAGTATTTTggcaaacaagaaaaaaatgagTAATGTGTTGACAATGTGGAAGCAAAGGAATCATGAAGGGCAAGCAACCCGTGTAGCTCTGGATGACAACCAGCCAAGTGGTTCGGCTGATGATAGACCAGTTTCCTCTGTGCAGTCTGCAAAGAGCAAGTTTAAAACTGATGTGACAAAGGAGACTACTACATCCAATTCAGGGGTTACTGCAACTGTTTCTGCTGCAGAGACTGTTGGTTTGGAGTGCCCAGTTATGCCAAGGCCTGTGAGTAACAGTATAGGAGGGACGGTGATGGGAGTCATAAGGGGATCTGGAAGAGGTGTGCTGAAATCAGATGCCTCGTTTTCAGGATCAAGTGTTGGAGTTTCCACACCTTCAACTTCTGCTCCAGGCATGGCAGGTTCATCTGCATCAACAAATGCAGTTACCCCCACAGCTTTGACACCCTTTAGAACAGATGCATCTGCATTGGGTTCTTATACGCCACCTGTTGCTGCTGGGAGTGGAAAGAGGAGATTTTCTGAAATGCCACTAACTCCTGCTTCTGCTCCTAAAGAACCTCATACTGCATACAGGGATCGTGCTGCCGAGAGAAGGAACCTGTATGGTTCGTCAGCGTCTTTTGGTGATAATGCATCTGACCTTAGTTTTGCGGAGTCAA ATCGAGATTCTGCATCAAGAAAGGGTTCTTATGATTCAATGCCTTTTCCCCCTGGTGTTGGTGGAGGACGTGGGGTTGGAGATGCCAACAATGACAGTTATGAGGTGATTACGGCTGAAAAAGCAATTGATGAGAGCAATGTGGGCAACAAGATGCTTCGCAACATGGGCTGGCATGAAGGCTCG GGGTTAGGAAGAGATGGAAGCGGAATGGTAGAGCCAGTCCAGGCTCAGTCCGTGGAACGGAGAGCAGGACTTGGGAGTCAGCAGAAGAAGTTAGATCCAACCCTCGAGGTGCAGGCTGGAGATAGTTACAGAACTCTCATTCACAAGAAGGCACTGGCCAGGTTCCGGGAGATGTCTTAA
- the LOC103438626 gene encoding protein ELC-like produces the protein MVPPAGPSPPNPQLIQQFLSSVLSQRGPSALPYSEDTKWLIRTHLVSLTSAYPSLDPKTATFTHNDGRSVNLLQANGTIPMSFQGVTYNIPVIIWLMESYPRHPPCVYVNPTRDMVIKRPHAHVNPSGSVSLPYLQNWVYPSSNLVELVKNLSAVFGQDPPLFSQRRPNPNPNPNPNPNLGHSSSAVSNSGYSSYPGYSGSSGSANPARPAIPPRTYPPSPYGSSGSFSRVQTDDPNEVFKRNAINKLVEMVHGDMAGLRKTREAEIEGLFNAQAVLRQRSEQLNKGLKEMVDEKEGLEQQLQMVLMNSDVLEAWLRENEGKTRGRLDGDVDDAFECIDPLSKQMLDCTASDLAIEDVVYSLDKALQDGSIAFEEYLKNVRSLSRKQFYHRATAAKVRAVQMQSQVANMASRLSHYVSS, from the coding sequence ATGGTTCCACCGGCCGGTCCGAGCCCACCGAACCCCCAACTGATCCAGCAGTTCCTGAGCTCCGTCCTCTCCCAACGCGGCCCCTCCGCCCTCCCTTACTCCGAGGACACCAAGTGGCTCATCCGCACCCACCTTGTCTCTCTCACCTCCGCCTACCCTTCCCTCGACCCCAAAACCGCGACGTTCACCCACAACGACGGTCGCTCCGTCAACCTCCTCCAGGCCAACGGCACCATCCCCATGTCGTTTCAGGGCGTCACCTACAACATCCCCGTCATCATCTGGCTCATGGAGTCCTACCCTCGCCACCCGCCCTGCGTCTACGTCAACCCCACGCGCGACATGGTCATCAAGCGCCCTCACGCCCACGTCAACCCTTCTGGTTCGGTCTCCCTCCCTTACTTGCAGAACTGGGTCTACCCTAGCTCCAACCTCGTCGAGCTCGTCAAGAATCTCAGCGCCGTTTTCGGTCAGGACCCGCCGCTCTTCTCCCAGCGCAGGCCCAATCCCAatccaaaccctaaccctaatcctAACCTTGGTCATTCCTCGTCGGCTGTGTCGAATTCGGGATATTCGAGCTACCCGGGATATTCGGGCTCATCGGGATCGGCTAATCCTGCCCGTCCTGCAATTCCGCCGAGGACGTATCCGCCGTCACCATATGGAAGTAGTGGATCATTTTCTCGGGTTCAGACGGATGATCCGAATGAGGTTTTCAAGAGGAATGCGATCAATAAGCTTGTGGAGATGGTGCACGGCGACATGGCAGGGTTGAGGAAGACGAGGGAGGCGGAAATTGAAGGGTTGTTCAATGCACAGGCGGTGCTGCGGCAGCGATCGGAGCAGCTCAACAAAGGGTTGAAAGAGATGGTGGATGAGAAGGAGGGTTTGGAGCAGCAGTTGCAGATGGTGCTGATGAATTCGGATGTTTTGGAGGCCTGGTTGAGAGAGAATGAGGGGAAGACCAGGGGGAGGCTGGATGGTGATGTGGACGATGCTTTTGAATGCATTGACCCGCTTTCAAAGCAGATGTTGGATTGCACAGCCTCTGATTTGGCCATTGAAGATGTTGTGTATTCTTTGGATAAGGCATTGCAGGATGGGTCAATAGCCTTCGAGGAGTACTTGAAGAATGTGAGGTCATTGTCCCGCAAGCAGTTCTATCATCGTGCTACAGCAGCTAAAGTCAGGGCTGTGCAAATGCAATCGCAGGTTGCGAATATGGCTTCTCGACTTTCACATTATGTTTCATCTTAG
- the LOC103438627 gene encoding SUPPRESSOR OF ABI3-5-like isoform X1, with protein sequence MDPGRYGHQQGWDNNSALEGYGAVHEPNFRVSGSYDERRFIDERYSRDNVYPRNAFHRDVLDRDNYPPPPPHAVGVWPHSRRSYEEDIPIEREPRRHEKQYMDSYHEMDNFLDHEIDTFQDFDKFRDSYRSVDNYRDPRFDKIARFGGRDRDDYAYDDFDSRPRATHQNREDSRGRDYDYGRYSYDSDYDRSSRRDGNWRRRGSRESRDRERDKKCMSREREQSPHRRHERSRSRSISRGHDDRPRSRSPRGRSHGRSHREDSYDDEQYESTDKRRDRDEKRHREHYSVAPSATIVVKGLSQKTNEEDLYQILAEWGPLRHVRVIKERNSGTSRGFAFIDFPSVGAACTMMDKIGDEGLVVDDRKLFFEYSSKPTGGAGGSFGQDNAVKLGHNSHKSITVPSDWMCISCEYVNFARRTSCFQCNKARTEDAPAADISFSNQTTSAKKGSEAGPTHVLVVRGLDENADEEMLRYEFSKHAAIKDLRLVRDKFTHVSRGFAFVHFHSVGDATKALEATNGTTLERNGQILRVAYAKSVLGPGSSQSSSLAAAAIEAATFAQQYDAVGWAPKEYNPDDKQSATGNEQNGGEMAVQQDGLVPQSGFVWDEASGYYYDAASGFYYDPNTGLYYDGNNGIWYTYDQQTQQYIPCTDQNDNKTSADQSELSKASDGSSNRKAVISAPATTSTSEKAASLPDAVQAAAAAAIAAEKKEKEKAKEIKLASKSSILANKKKMSNVLTMWKQRNHEGQATRVALDDNQPSGSADDRPVSSVQSAKSKFKTDVTKETTTSNSGVTATVSAAETVGLECPVMPRPVSNSIGGTVMGVIRGSGRGVLKSDASFSGSSVGVSTPSTSAPGMAGSSASTNAVTPTALTPFRTDASALGSYTPPVAAGSGKRRFSEMPLTPASAPKEPHTAYRDRAAERRNLYGSSASFGDNASDLSFAESNRDSASRKGSYDSMPFPPGVGGGRGVGDANNDSYEVITAEKAIDESNVGNKMLRNMGWHEGSGLGRDGSGMVEPVQAQSVERRAGLGSQQKKLDPTLEVQAGDSYRTLIHKKALARFREMS encoded by the exons ATGGATCCCGGTCGCTATGGTCATCAGCAAGGATGGGATAATAACAGC GCTCTGGAGGGGTATGGTGCAGTCCACGAGCCAAACTTTCG GGTCAGTGGTTCATATGATGAGAGGAGATTTATAGATGAAAGATACTCAAGGGACAATGTCTATCCAAGAAATGCTTTTCACCGTGATGTTCTGGATAGGGATAACTATCCACCGCCACCTCCTCATGCTGTTGGTGTCTGGCCACACTCAAGAAGAAGTTATGAGGAGGATATTCCAATCGAGAGGGAACCTAGGCGACATGAGAAACAATACATGGATTCGTATCACGAGATGGATAACTTTCTTGATCATGAGATCGATACATTTCAGGATTTTGATAAATTTCGGGATAGCTATCGTAGTGTTGACAACTATCGTGATCCTAGGTTTGACAAGATTGCTCGGTTTGGTGGACGTGATCGTGATGAttatgcatatgatgattttgactCCAGGCCTCGTGCAACCCATCAGAACAGGGAGGATAGTCGTGGAAGGGATTATGACTATGGTCGATATAGTTATGATTCTGATTACGACAGAAGTAGTAGGAGAGATGGCAATTGGAGGCGTCGGGGATCTCGTGAATCTCGTGACCGTGAGCGTGACAAGAAATGTATGAGTAGGGAGAGAGAACAGAGTCCACATAGAAGGCATGAGCGTTCCCGTTCTCGGTCAATTTCTCGTGGGCATGATGATCGCCCTAGATCAAGGTCCCCTAGAGGTCGAAGCCATGGGCGAAGTCATCGAGAGGACAGCTATGATGATGAACAGTATGAGAGTACTGATAAGCGAAGGGACCGTGATGAGAAACGCCATAGAGAACATTATTCTGTG GCCCCATCTGCAACTATTGTAGTGAAGGGTCTTTCCCAGAAGACGAATGAGGAAGATTTATACCAGATACTT GCTGAATGGGGACCTCTTCGACATGTCCGTGTGATCAAAGAACGTAATTCTGGCACTTCTCGTGGTTTTGCATTTATTGATTTTCCTTCTGTG GGAGCAGCTTGCACTATGATGGACAAGATTGGGGATGAAGGGCTTGTGGTCGATGACAGGAAGCTGTTTTTTGAGTATAG TAGTAAGCCAACTGGGGGTGCAGGTGGATCTTTTGGTCAGGATAATGCCGTTAAATTAGGCCATAATAGCCATAAAAGCATCACAGTGCCATCTGATTGGATGTGCATAAGTTGTGAATATGTTAATTTTGCACGGCGCACTTCCTGTTTTCAG TGCAATAAGGCACGAACTGAGGATGCTCCTGCAGCAGatatttctttttccaatcAAACGACTTCAGCTAAGAAGGGTTCTGAAGCTG GTCCTACTCATGTCTTGGTTGTTCGTGGACTGGATGAAAATGCTGATGAGGAAATGCTGCGCTATGAGTTTTCCAAACATGCTGCAATTAAG GATCTTCGTCTTGTTAGAGACAAATTTACTCATGTTTCAAGAGGATTTGCTTTTGTACATTTCCATTCG GTAGGAGATGCTACAAAAGCTCTTGAAGCAACAAACGGAACAACACTTGAGAGGAATGGGCAAATTTTGAGAGTAGCATATGCAAAGAGCGTTCTTGGTCCAGGATCTTCACAGTCAAGCAGCCTGGCAGCTGCTGCAATTGAGGCAGCCACATTTGCTCAACAG tacGACGCTGTTGGATGGGCTCCAAAGGAATATAATCCAGATGATAAACAATCCGCTACTGGGAACGAGCAAAATGGTGGGGAGATGGCAGTACAACAAGATGGTTTGGTTCCACAATCTGGTTTTGTGTGGGATGAGGCATCTGGTTATTACTATGATGCTGCTTCTGGGTTCTACTATGACCCAAATACAG GCCTTTACTACGATGGCAACAATGGCATTTGGTATACATATGACCAACAAACTCAGCAGTACATCCCTTGTACTGATCAAAATGATAACAAAACATCTGCTGATCAATCTGAGCTTTCCAAGGCATCGGATGGTTCAAGTAACAGAAAAGCAGTAATTTCTGCACCAGCTACAACGTCAACATCTGAGAAGGCTGCGTCGTTACCAGATGCAGTCCAGGCTGCTGCAGCAGCAGCAATAGCTgcagagaaaaaggaaaaggaaaaggcaaAAGAGATCAAACTGGCTTCAAAGAGCAGTATTTTggcaaacaagaaaaaaatgagTAATGTGTTGACAATGTGGAAGCAAAGGAATCATGAAGGGCAAGCAACCCGTGTAGCTCTGGATGACAACCAGCCAAGTGGTTCGGCTGATGATAGACCAGTTTCCTCTGTGCAGTCTGCAAAGAGCAAGTTTAAAACTGATGTGACAAAGGAGACTACTACATCCAATTCAGGGGTTACTGCAACTGTTTCTGCTGCAGAGACTGTTGGTTTGGAGTGCCCAGTTATGCCAAGGCCTGTGAGTAACAGTATAGGAGGGACGGTGATGGGAGTCATAAGGGGATCTGGAAGAGGTGTGCTGAAATCAGATGCCTCGTTTTCAGGATCAAGTGTTGGAGTTTCCACACCTTCAACTTCTGCTCCAGGCATGGCAGGTTCATCTGCATCAACAAATGCAGTTACCCCCACAGCTTTGACACCCTTTAGAACAGATGCATCTGCATTGGGTTCTTATACGCCACCTGTTGCTGCTGGGAGTGGAAAGAGGAGATTTTCTGAAATGCCACTAACTCCTGCTTCTGCTCCTAAAGAACCTCATACTGCATACAGGGATCGTGCTGCCGAGAGAAGGAACCTGTATGGTTCGTCAGCGTCTTTTGGTGATAATGCATCTGACCTTAGTTTTGCGGAGTCAA ATCGAGATTCTGCATCAAGAAAGGGTTCTTATGATTCAATGCCTTTTCCCCCTGGTGTTGGTGGAGGACGTGGGGTTGGAGATGCCAACAATGACAGTTATGAGGTGATTACGGCTGAAAAAGCAATTGATGAGAGCAATGTGGGCAACAAGATGCTTCGCAACATGGGCTGGCATGAAGGCTCG GGGTTAGGAAGAGATGGAAGCGGAATGGTAGAGCCAGTCCAGGCTCAGTCCGTGGAACGGAGAGCAGGACTTGGGAGTCAGCAGAAGAAGTTAGATCCAACCCTCGAGGTGCAGGCTGGAGATAGTTACAGAACTCTCATTCACAAGAAGGCACTGGCCAGGTTCCGGGAGATGTCTTAA
- the LOC103438627 gene encoding SUPPRESSOR OF ABI3-5-like isoform X2 encodes MDPGRYGHQQGWDNNSALEGYGAVHEPNFRVSGSYDERRFIDERYSRDNVYPRNAFHRDVLDRDNYPPPPPHAVGVWPHSRRSYEEDIPIEREPRRHEKQYMDSYHEMDNFLDHEIDTFQDFDKFRDSYRSVDNYRDPRFDKIARFGGRDRDDYAYDDFDSRPRATHQNREDSRGRDYDYGRYSYDSDYDRSSRRDGNWRRRGSRESRDRERDKKCMSREREQSPHRRHERSRSRSISRGHDDRPRSRSPRGRSHGRSHREDSYDDEQYESTDKRRDRDEKRHREHYSVAPSATIVVKGLSQKTNEEDLYQILAEWGPLRHVRVIKERNSGTSRGFAFIDFPSVGAACTMMDKIGDEGLVVDDRKLFFEYSKPTGGAGGSFGQDNAVKLGHNSHKSITVPSDWMCISCEYVNFARRTSCFQCNKARTEDAPAADISFSNQTTSAKKGSEAGPTHVLVVRGLDENADEEMLRYEFSKHAAIKDLRLVRDKFTHVSRGFAFVHFHSVGDATKALEATNGTTLERNGQILRVAYAKSVLGPGSSQSSSLAAAAIEAATFAQQYDAVGWAPKEYNPDDKQSATGNEQNGGEMAVQQDGLVPQSGFVWDEASGYYYDAASGFYYDPNTGLYYDGNNGIWYTYDQQTQQYIPCTDQNDNKTSADQSELSKASDGSSNRKAVISAPATTSTSEKAASLPDAVQAAAAAAIAAEKKEKEKAKEIKLASKSSILANKKKMSNVLTMWKQRNHEGQATRVALDDNQPSGSADDRPVSSVQSAKSKFKTDVTKETTTSNSGVTATVSAAETVGLECPVMPRPVSNSIGGTVMGVIRGSGRGVLKSDASFSGSSVGVSTPSTSAPGMAGSSASTNAVTPTALTPFRTDASALGSYTPPVAAGSGKRRFSEMPLTPASAPKEPHTAYRDRAAERRNLYGSSASFGDNASDLSFAESNRDSASRKGSYDSMPFPPGVGGGRGVGDANNDSYEVITAEKAIDESNVGNKMLRNMGWHEGSGLGRDGSGMVEPVQAQSVERRAGLGSQQKKLDPTLEVQAGDSYRTLIHKKALARFREMS; translated from the exons ATGGATCCCGGTCGCTATGGTCATCAGCAAGGATGGGATAATAACAGC GCTCTGGAGGGGTATGGTGCAGTCCACGAGCCAAACTTTCG GGTCAGTGGTTCATATGATGAGAGGAGATTTATAGATGAAAGATACTCAAGGGACAATGTCTATCCAAGAAATGCTTTTCACCGTGATGTTCTGGATAGGGATAACTATCCACCGCCACCTCCTCATGCTGTTGGTGTCTGGCCACACTCAAGAAGAAGTTATGAGGAGGATATTCCAATCGAGAGGGAACCTAGGCGACATGAGAAACAATACATGGATTCGTATCACGAGATGGATAACTTTCTTGATCATGAGATCGATACATTTCAGGATTTTGATAAATTTCGGGATAGCTATCGTAGTGTTGACAACTATCGTGATCCTAGGTTTGACAAGATTGCTCGGTTTGGTGGACGTGATCGTGATGAttatgcatatgatgattttgactCCAGGCCTCGTGCAACCCATCAGAACAGGGAGGATAGTCGTGGAAGGGATTATGACTATGGTCGATATAGTTATGATTCTGATTACGACAGAAGTAGTAGGAGAGATGGCAATTGGAGGCGTCGGGGATCTCGTGAATCTCGTGACCGTGAGCGTGACAAGAAATGTATGAGTAGGGAGAGAGAACAGAGTCCACATAGAAGGCATGAGCGTTCCCGTTCTCGGTCAATTTCTCGTGGGCATGATGATCGCCCTAGATCAAGGTCCCCTAGAGGTCGAAGCCATGGGCGAAGTCATCGAGAGGACAGCTATGATGATGAACAGTATGAGAGTACTGATAAGCGAAGGGACCGTGATGAGAAACGCCATAGAGAACATTATTCTGTG GCCCCATCTGCAACTATTGTAGTGAAGGGTCTTTCCCAGAAGACGAATGAGGAAGATTTATACCAGATACTT GCTGAATGGGGACCTCTTCGACATGTCCGTGTGATCAAAGAACGTAATTCTGGCACTTCTCGTGGTTTTGCATTTATTGATTTTCCTTCTGTG GGAGCAGCTTGCACTATGATGGACAAGATTGGGGATGAAGGGCTTGTGGTCGATGACAGGAAGCTGTTTTTTGAGTATAG TAAGCCAACTGGGGGTGCAGGTGGATCTTTTGGTCAGGATAATGCCGTTAAATTAGGCCATAATAGCCATAAAAGCATCACAGTGCCATCTGATTGGATGTGCATAAGTTGTGAATATGTTAATTTTGCACGGCGCACTTCCTGTTTTCAG TGCAATAAGGCACGAACTGAGGATGCTCCTGCAGCAGatatttctttttccaatcAAACGACTTCAGCTAAGAAGGGTTCTGAAGCTG GTCCTACTCATGTCTTGGTTGTTCGTGGACTGGATGAAAATGCTGATGAGGAAATGCTGCGCTATGAGTTTTCCAAACATGCTGCAATTAAG GATCTTCGTCTTGTTAGAGACAAATTTACTCATGTTTCAAGAGGATTTGCTTTTGTACATTTCCATTCG GTAGGAGATGCTACAAAAGCTCTTGAAGCAACAAACGGAACAACACTTGAGAGGAATGGGCAAATTTTGAGAGTAGCATATGCAAAGAGCGTTCTTGGTCCAGGATCTTCACAGTCAAGCAGCCTGGCAGCTGCTGCAATTGAGGCAGCCACATTTGCTCAACAG tacGACGCTGTTGGATGGGCTCCAAAGGAATATAATCCAGATGATAAACAATCCGCTACTGGGAACGAGCAAAATGGTGGGGAGATGGCAGTACAACAAGATGGTTTGGTTCCACAATCTGGTTTTGTGTGGGATGAGGCATCTGGTTATTACTATGATGCTGCTTCTGGGTTCTACTATGACCCAAATACAG GCCTTTACTACGATGGCAACAATGGCATTTGGTATACATATGACCAACAAACTCAGCAGTACATCCCTTGTACTGATCAAAATGATAACAAAACATCTGCTGATCAATCTGAGCTTTCCAAGGCATCGGATGGTTCAAGTAACAGAAAAGCAGTAATTTCTGCACCAGCTACAACGTCAACATCTGAGAAGGCTGCGTCGTTACCAGATGCAGTCCAGGCTGCTGCAGCAGCAGCAATAGCTgcagagaaaaaggaaaaggaaaaggcaaAAGAGATCAAACTGGCTTCAAAGAGCAGTATTTTggcaaacaagaaaaaaatgagTAATGTGTTGACAATGTGGAAGCAAAGGAATCATGAAGGGCAAGCAACCCGTGTAGCTCTGGATGACAACCAGCCAAGTGGTTCGGCTGATGATAGACCAGTTTCCTCTGTGCAGTCTGCAAAGAGCAAGTTTAAAACTGATGTGACAAAGGAGACTACTACATCCAATTCAGGGGTTACTGCAACTGTTTCTGCTGCAGAGACTGTTGGTTTGGAGTGCCCAGTTATGCCAAGGCCTGTGAGTAACAGTATAGGAGGGACGGTGATGGGAGTCATAAGGGGATCTGGAAGAGGTGTGCTGAAATCAGATGCCTCGTTTTCAGGATCAAGTGTTGGAGTTTCCACACCTTCAACTTCTGCTCCAGGCATGGCAGGTTCATCTGCATCAACAAATGCAGTTACCCCCACAGCTTTGACACCCTTTAGAACAGATGCATCTGCATTGGGTTCTTATACGCCACCTGTTGCTGCTGGGAGTGGAAAGAGGAGATTTTCTGAAATGCCACTAACTCCTGCTTCTGCTCCTAAAGAACCTCATACTGCATACAGGGATCGTGCTGCCGAGAGAAGGAACCTGTATGGTTCGTCAGCGTCTTTTGGTGATAATGCATCTGACCTTAGTTTTGCGGAGTCAA ATCGAGATTCTGCATCAAGAAAGGGTTCTTATGATTCAATGCCTTTTCCCCCTGGTGTTGGTGGAGGACGTGGGGTTGGAGATGCCAACAATGACAGTTATGAGGTGATTACGGCTGAAAAAGCAATTGATGAGAGCAATGTGGGCAACAAGATGCTTCGCAACATGGGCTGGCATGAAGGCTCG GGGTTAGGAAGAGATGGAAGCGGAATGGTAGAGCCAGTCCAGGCTCAGTCCGTGGAACGGAGAGCAGGACTTGGGAGTCAGCAGAAGAAGTTAGATCCAACCCTCGAGGTGCAGGCTGGAGATAGTTACAGAACTCTCATTCACAAGAAGGCACTGGCCAGGTTCCGGGAGATGTCTTAA